A region of Flavobacterium album DNA encodes the following proteins:
- a CDS encoding GAF domain-containing protein gives MKMEVEEHVASPLIAKISFHKVLETLEEIAESDVDYRSDYAKALLRHTAPYPELREGITDLSLLEKHEKLIKNLLADLFPTALTKNEIKAAAIPFFNITFNHTDRFKKILMNAGEDFGISIRNFDDHQFYVFCCCLILNSYYGYHFDFSKPLFYDIPDADGVMHYYRILYNADFLELLPTEKAINITEDDVALLMDSFDNLELWKEKFPPGSWISKGFGIVSLFDATAESAISNLKTNLLVNDEKEITKSDFEGIFRSIYQIPDLRIGYTEVNVDDNVFRLAPFQEISSYILNGSNEMSCSTMMCTGTLDTMLEEKKYFVLSDVEAYKLQEGADAGFAAHLLKQDIRSCIFAPIIKDGKLLGFIELVSSRAKELNSINANKLAYILPFLTDTIDRYYSELQNEVDAIIQNEYTAIHHSVYWKFREEALHHIISKNKKDQAYKEIVFREVYPLYGQIDIKGSSTARNESIEKDLIRQIERLLSVFRFIFEKEKLPLIEQHIYELEKMEVQLKESLKADTESIIQSYIINEVHPVLKHFDSSNTEIHQKIVDYFDTLDTKMKMVYDSRKDFDDALSIINKQMAEVLDRKQAEAQSFFPHYYERFKTDGVEHNLYIGASISPKHAYNPLYLNNLRLWQLQAMCEMENEYYRLRPGLPYDLDVTSLILVFSSPISIRFRMDEKRFDVDGTYNARYEVVKKRIDKSHIKGTTERITEKGKITIVYSQRQEETEYRRYIRFLQHKKMLGNVIETFEVEDLQGVTGLKALRVTVEYSNDKKDETTYSYEDLLKELAPSS, from the coding sequence ATGAAAATGGAAGTTGAAGAGCACGTAGCCAGTCCTTTAATAGCGAAAATATCGTTCCACAAAGTACTGGAAACCCTTGAGGAAATTGCGGAATCGGATGTGGACTACAGGTCTGATTATGCGAAAGCACTGCTACGCCATACCGCGCCTTATCCAGAATTGCGTGAGGGCATTACCGACCTTTCACTGCTCGAAAAGCACGAAAAGCTGATAAAAAACCTCCTGGCCGACCTCTTCCCCACTGCATTGACCAAAAATGAGATAAAAGCTGCTGCGATCCCTTTTTTCAACATTACATTTAATCATACAGACAGGTTTAAAAAAATACTGATGAATGCCGGCGAAGATTTTGGCATAAGCATCAGGAATTTCGACGATCACCAGTTTTATGTTTTTTGCTGCTGCCTTATACTTAACAGCTACTACGGCTATCATTTCGATTTCAGCAAGCCTCTGTTTTACGACATACCCGATGCCGACGGCGTAATGCATTATTATCGCATCCTTTACAACGCCGATTTCCTTGAATTACTTCCGACAGAAAAGGCTATCAATATCACTGAAGATGATGTGGCCCTGCTAATGGACAGCTTTGACAACCTGGAACTTTGGAAAGAAAAATTCCCTCCTGGAAGCTGGATATCAAAGGGATTCGGTATCGTGTCGCTGTTTGATGCCACCGCCGAGAGCGCCATCTCGAACCTAAAGACCAACCTTTTGGTAAATGACGAAAAGGAAATAACCAAATCGGATTTCGAGGGTATTTTCCGCTCTATTTACCAGATACCCGACCTGAGGATTGGCTACACCGAAGTAAATGTTGACGATAATGTATTCCGGCTTGCGCCTTTCCAGGAGATAAGCAGCTACATCCTCAACGGATCTAATGAAATGAGCTGCTCCACCATGATGTGCACCGGCACGCTGGACACGATGCTTGAAGAAAAGAAATATTTTGTACTCTCGGATGTTGAAGCCTATAAGCTACAGGAAGGTGCCGATGCCGGCTTCGCTGCACATTTGCTAAAGCAGGACATCAGGAGCTGTATTTTTGCACCGATAATCAAGGACGGGAAGCTGCTGGGCTTTATCGAACTGGTATCGTCACGGGCCAAGGAGCTGAACAGCATCAATGCCAACAAGCTGGCTTATATATTGCCTTTCCTTACCGATACTATAGACCGTTACTATTCTGAATTGCAAAATGAAGTCGATGCTATAATACAGAACGAATATACCGCGATACACCACAGCGTGTATTGGAAATTCAGGGAAGAAGCATTGCATCACATTATATCAAAAAACAAAAAAGACCAGGCCTATAAAGAGATCGTGTTCCGCGAGGTATACCCGCTTTACGGGCAGATCGACATCAAGGGTTCTTCGACTGCACGGAATGAGTCGATTGAAAAAGACCTTATCCGCCAGATCGAAAGGCTGCTTTCGGTATTCAGGTTTATCTTCGAAAAAGAAAAGCTTCCACTCATTGAACAACATATCTATGAACTGGAAAAAATGGAGGTCCAGCTGAAAGAGTCGCTAAAAGCAGATACAGAGTCCATTATACAGTCGTATATCATTAACGAAGTGCATCCGGTACTGAAGCATTTTGATTCTTCGAACACTGAAATACACCAGAAAATAGTTGATTATTTCGATACACTGGACACCAAGATGAAAATGGTGTACGACAGCCGCAAGGATTTTGACGATGCGCTTTCGATCATCAATAAGCAAATGGCCGAAGTGCTCGACAGGAAACAGGCCGAAGCACAATCGTTTTTCCCGCACTATTACGAACGCTTCAAAACCGATGGTGTGGAGCATAACCTGTATATTGGCGCTTCTATTTCGCCTAAGCACGCTTACAATCCGCTTTACCTCAACAACCTTAGGCTTTGGCAATTGCAGGCCATGTGCGAAATGGAGAACGAATACTACAGGCTAAGGCCGGGACTGCCGTATGACTTGGATGTAACCTCGCTCATACTGGTGTTCAGTTCGCCTATTTCTATCCGCTTCCGAATGGATGAAAAACGATTTGATGTGGATGGTACTTACAATGCCCGCTATGAGGTCGTGAAGAAGCGCATCGATAAATCGCACATAAAAGGCACTACGGAGCGCATAACCGAAAAAGGAAAGATCACAATTGTTTATTCGCAAAGACAGGAAGAGACTGAATACCGCAGGTACATTAGGTTCCTTCAGCATAAAAAGATGCTTGGCAATGTAATAGAGACTTTTGAGGTGGAAGACCTGCAGGGCGTTACCGGGCTTAAAGCATTGCGTGTAACCGTTGAATACAGCAATGATAAAAAAGACGAAACTACGTATAGTTATGAGGATTTGCTGAAGGAACTGGCGCCAAGCAGTTAA
- a CDS encoding Pycsar system effector family protein, which translates to MDIVQKAESHVFHLFKDKLSPDYIYHNFNHTLRVVNNAAVIAEAEGVGKEDMEVIMLAAWFHDVGYIDGPENHEERGSHAAEKFLRENGYPEEKAARVSELIKVTKIGAEPANLYGKIIKDADCSHFADKNFPALSELLREEWKVTQGKTFSDKEWALGNRNVLMQQHRFFTDYGKQTLQPLKEANIALLQKEISEGGEGKKKKKDKDKINKKKLEKLERPDRGIDTVFRVTLGNHTRLSDIADSKANILLQVNAIIISIALTTLIPKLDSPSNAHLIIPTFIMMGFSVVSIILAIMSTRPKVTSGTFTREDIEARKVNLLFFGNFYKMPLEEYEWAMNEMMKSRDYLYGSMIKDLYFLGLVLHRKYKLLRLTYAIFTIGILASVTAFIYAFKTL; encoded by the coding sequence ATGGATATTGTTCAAAAAGCCGAAAGCCACGTCTTTCACCTATTCAAAGATAAACTATCTCCCGATTATATTTACCATAATTTCAACCATACTTTACGCGTGGTTAATAACGCCGCTGTCATTGCAGAAGCAGAAGGCGTAGGTAAAGAGGATATGGAGGTCATTATGCTGGCGGCGTGGTTTCATGATGTGGGGTATATCGACGGGCCTGAAAACCACGAAGAGAGGGGCAGCCATGCGGCTGAGAAATTCCTTCGTGAAAACGGCTATCCTGAAGAAAAAGCAGCACGGGTTTCCGAGCTTATAAAAGTGACCAAAATAGGTGCCGAGCCGGCAAATCTATACGGGAAAATCATCAAAGATGCCGACTGCTCGCATTTTGCGGATAAGAATTTCCCGGCATTGTCAGAGCTGCTTCGTGAAGAATGGAAGGTAACGCAGGGAAAAACCTTTAGTGATAAAGAATGGGCATTGGGCAACCGTAATGTACTCATGCAGCAGCACCGCTTTTTTACGGATTATGGTAAACAGACCTTACAGCCGCTTAAAGAAGCCAATATAGCGTTATTGCAAAAAGAAATTTCAGAGGGCGGGGAAGGCAAAAAGAAAAAGAAAGACAAGGATAAGATCAATAAAAAGAAACTCGAAAAGCTCGAGAGGCCCGACAGGGGCATCGATACAGTTTTCAGGGTGACGCTGGGCAACCACACCCGCCTGAGCGATATCGCCGACAGTAAGGCGAACATACTCTTGCAGGTAAATGCCATTATCATATCGATCGCACTTACGACTCTTATTCCAAAACTCGACAGCCCTTCGAATGCGCACCTTATTATCCCAACATTTATTATGATGGGGTTCAGTGTGGTGTCTATCATTTTAGCCATAATGTCTACAAGGCCTAAAGTAACCAGCGGGACCTTTACCCGTGAGGATATCGAAGCCAGGAAAGTAAACCTGCTTTTCTTTGGTAATTTTTATAAAATGCCGCTGGAAGAATACGAGTGGGCTATGAACGAAATGATGAAAAGCAGGGATTACCTCTACGGCTCCATGATAAAAGACCTTTATTTCCTGGGGCTTGTCCTCCACAGGAAATACAAGCTGCTACGCCTGACGTATGCCATTTTCACAATAGGAATACTGGCATCGGTAACGGCATTTATCTACGCATTCAAAACGCTATAG
- a CDS encoding glucosaminidase domain-containing protein gives MFRKILALAVLSLLVSCGTSRSRIQTTKSSTAKTRTSSKKNKPSVKTKTDTKTSTASNSRNDNQVEVLESTSRTVVYADLVKAYVQQYKDVAKDNMRRHGIPASITLAQGILESGAGKGTLCVEANNHFGIKCHNDWTGETVRHDDDSEQECFRKYPRAAESFNDHSMFLTTRGRYASLFKLPKDDYEAWARGLRAAGYATDPKYPEKLIGLIERYELASYDSEVLDRPYVKPEPKAAPVQPKASPAPKEETLVIVAAETTVAAGSYRVAQGDTLYSISKKHNLTVDELMRLNGLSSNAISIGQVLKVK, from the coding sequence ATGTTTAGAAAAATTTTAGCTTTAGCGGTATTGAGTTTACTGGTAAGCTGCGGCACATCGAGGTCGCGCATCCAGACAACAAAGAGCAGCACGGCAAAAACAAGGACATCTTCAAAGAAAAACAAGCCGTCTGTTAAAACAAAAACGGACACAAAAACCTCTACGGCTTCCAATTCCCGTAACGACAACCAGGTCGAGGTGCTTGAATCTACATCACGCACTGTGGTGTATGCCGACCTTGTAAAAGCGTACGTGCAGCAATATAAAGACGTTGCCAAAGATAACATGAGGCGGCACGGTATCCCGGCGAGCATTACGCTGGCGCAGGGTATATTGGAGTCGGGTGCGGGGAAAGGCACGCTTTGCGTAGAGGCCAATAACCACTTTGGTATCAAATGCCATAACGACTGGACAGGCGAAACCGTACGACATGACGACGACTCCGAACAGGAATGTTTCAGGAAATACCCAAGGGCAGCCGAGTCCTTCAATGACCATTCTATGTTCCTCACAACAAGGGGAAGGTATGCTTCTTTATTTAAGTTGCCGAAAGACGATTATGAAGCATGGGCGCGCGGCCTTCGCGCAGCCGGCTATGCCACCGACCCCAAATATCCTGAAAAGCTGATAGGCCTTATCGAACGCTATGAACTGGCAAGCTATGACTCAGAAGTACTGGACAGGCCGTACGTAAAACCGGAGCCAAAGGCAGCGCCGGTGCAGCCAAAAGCGTCGCCCGCACCTAAAGAAGAAACGCTTGTTATAGTTGCTGCAGAAACTACCGTGGCGGCAGGGTCATACCGTGTAGCCCAAGGCGATACGCTTTATTCCATATCAAAAAAACACAACCTTACGGTAGATGAGCTGATGCGCCTTAACGGGCTTTCGAGCAACGCTATTTCTATCGGGCAGGTATTAAAAGTAAAATAA
- a CDS encoding 1-aminocyclopropane-1-carboxylate deaminase/D-cysteine desulfhydrase: MNQPVNIIFPHNIRLTVKREDLLHPHISGNKFRKLKYNIIQAKEEGKTALLTFGGAFSNHIAATAAAGKEYGFETIGVIRGEELVNKIGDNPTLAFAESCGMGFKFVTREAYRQKTEEAFVNELRNEFGDFYLVPEGGTNHLAVKGCEEILSADDEWFTHICCAVGTGGTIAGIINSALPHQQVLGFPALKGAELQHEVAIFAKKDNWKLVDDYHFGGYGKINTELVAFMNDFFEKTGILLDPVYTAKLFFGVIDRTNKGMFPENSNILLIHTGGLQGIGGMNRELMRKKLPIIKT, translated from the coding sequence ATGAACCAGCCTGTAAACATAATCTTCCCCCACAACATCCGCCTAACCGTAAAGCGGGAAGACCTACTGCATCCGCATATTTCGGGCAATAAATTCCGTAAGCTCAAATACAATATCATTCAGGCGAAGGAGGAAGGGAAAACAGCATTACTCACTTTTGGCGGTGCATTTTCCAATCATATTGCGGCAACTGCTGCCGCGGGAAAAGAATATGGTTTTGAGACCATTGGCGTAATACGTGGCGAGGAGTTAGTTAATAAAATTGGTGATAACCCGACTTTGGCCTTCGCCGAATCGTGCGGAATGGGGTTTAAATTTGTAACAAGGGAAGCCTACAGGCAAAAGACTGAAGAGGCGTTTGTTAACGAACTCCGCAACGAATTTGGTGATTTTTACCTTGTGCCCGAAGGCGGAACAAACCATCTCGCTGTAAAAGGCTGCGAAGAGATACTGTCAGCTGATGATGAGTGGTTTACGCATATTTGCTGTGCGGTTGGTACAGGTGGGACTATTGCAGGCATTATCAATTCGGCACTGCCGCATCAGCAAGTTTTAGGCTTTCCGGCGCTAAAAGGTGCGGAATTACAGCATGAGGTTGCTATATTTGCAAAAAAAGATAACTGGAAGCTGGTTGACGATTATCATTTTGGGGGCTACGGGAAGATAAATACCGAATTGGTAGCCTTTATGAACGATTTTTTTGAAAAAACCGGTATTCTGTTAGACCCTGTATATACGGCAAAGCTGTTTTTTGGCGTTATAGACAGGACCAACAAAGGAATGTTTCCTGAAAATTCTAATATACTGCTCATCCACACCGGTGGGTTGCAGGGTATTGGAGGCATGAACAGGGAATTAATGAGAAAGAAACTACCCATAATTAAAACCTGA
- a CDS encoding MbnP family protein has translation MKFKLYTTALLAATALFVSCNSDDNSVNNVSGTGSLDVEFDNAFGGNDLILNTQSNITSNSENLKISSIKYIISNIVLTKQDGTTYTYPKSQSYFIVNEADEDSHVLELQNIPTGDYTRIKFGVGVDQAQFQLGAEGQGDFLAVAQAEDMLWSWSAGYKFLAFEGTFTSPTVTAATPFMVHTGQTGTDYNYTEITLDMPTKALVRTTITPDVHIIADLSKIIDGTNKIKLSDNNDGGMGAMIMGGANLPLITANLSDMFSVNHVHND, from the coding sequence ATGAAATTCAAATTATATACAACAGCCCTATTGGCTGCAACAGCCCTTTTTGTATCATGCAATAGCGATGATAATTCGGTAAATAACGTTTCCGGAACCGGGAGCCTGGATGTGGAATTCGATAATGCTTTTGGCGGTAACGACCTTATCCTCAATACGCAGTCGAACATCACCTCCAACAGTGAGAACCTGAAGATCAGCAGCATTAAGTACATCATAAGCAATATTGTCCTTACAAAACAGGATGGTACAACATACACTTACCCAAAAAGCCAAAGCTATTTTATAGTGAACGAGGCTGATGAGGATAGTCATGTCCTTGAGTTACAGAATATCCCTACCGGCGATTATACCCGTATCAAATTTGGTGTTGGCGTAGACCAGGCACAGTTTCAGCTGGGGGCAGAAGGGCAGGGCGACTTCCTTGCGGTGGCACAGGCCGAAGACATGCTGTGGAGCTGGTCGGCAGGATATAAATTCCTTGCTTTTGAAGGTACATTCACTTCCCCTACAGTAACGGCAGCCACGCCATTTATGGTTCACACCGGGCAAACAGGTACCGATTATAACTATACCGAAATAACACTGGATATGCCGACAAAAGCTTTGGTACGTACAACAATAACGCCTGATGTGCATATTATTGCCGACCTTTCCAAAATTATTGATGGAACGAATAAGATAAAGCTTTCCGATAACAACGATGGCGGTATGGGTGCAATGATCATGGGGGGTGCCAACCTTCCGCTGATCACAGCCAATCTGTCAGATATGTTCTCTGTAAACCACGTTCATAATGACTAA
- a CDS encoding cytochrome-c peroxidase — translation MKISYIFWIFIPLLWSCGNDDSEYTNLPLDFRVPSNFPAVAYDIAANPPTEKGFELGKKLFYEGRLASDGIVSCGFCHIQQFAFTHHGHTVSHGVNNATGTRNAPPIQNLAFQNVFMWDGATGHLDLQPIIPLTSPLEMHGDLNAILTMLKADPEYRKLFAQAFPEEDITTENMLKSLSQFMVMAVSSNSRFDKYRRNEPGGTLTADEMAGYTVFTAKCATCHATDLMTDNSFRNNGLAVNPLVNDVGRYKVTEQAGDYYKFKVPSLRNVEKTAPYMHDGRFGTLEAVLNHYASGITDSPTLDPLLHQNGTLGISLTETEKAQVIAFLKTLTDDQYLTDTRFSEF, via the coding sequence ATGAAAATAAGTTATATCTTTTGGATTTTCATTCCGTTGCTGTGGAGCTGCGGGAATGATGACAGTGAATATACCAATCTGCCTTTGGATTTCCGGGTGCCGTCAAATTTTCCTGCTGTAGCGTATGATATAGCAGCAAACCCACCTACCGAAAAAGGTTTTGAACTGGGAAAAAAACTATTTTACGAAGGCAGGCTGGCTTCCGACGGTATCGTTTCCTGCGGGTTTTGCCATATACAGCAGTTTGCGTTCACGCACCACGGGCACACAGTTAGCCACGGGGTTAATAACGCGACGGGTACGCGCAATGCCCCGCCGATACAGAACCTTGCTTTCCAGAATGTTTTCATGTGGGATGGCGCAACCGGGCATCTGGACCTGCAGCCCATCATACCGCTGACAAGCCCTTTGGAGATGCATGGCGACCTGAATGCTATACTCACCATGCTGAAAGCCGACCCGGAATACAGGAAACTGTTTGCGCAGGCCTTTCCTGAAGAAGACATCACTACAGAGAACATGCTGAAATCGTTGTCCCAGTTTATGGTGATGGCGGTATCATCCAATTCCAGGTTTGATAAATACAGGCGGAATGAGCCAGGCGGGACATTAACGGCAGACGAAATGGCGGGATACACCGTCTTTACTGCCAAATGTGCCACCTGCCATGCTACGGACCTGATGACCGATAACTCTTTCCGAAATAATGGGCTGGCGGTGAATCCGTTGGTTAATGATGTGGGGCGTTATAAAGTGACTGAACAGGCAGGGGACTATTATAAGTTTAAGGTGCCAAGCCTGCGGAATGTGGAAAAAACAGCGCCTTACATGCACGATGGGCGTTTCGGTACACTGGAAGCAGTGCTCAACCATTATGCATCAGGCATTACAGATTCCCCCACGCTCGACCCGCTATTGCACCAAAATGGGACATTGGGCATCTCGCTTACCGAAACCGAGAAAGCACAGGTGATCGCATTCCTTAAAACACTAACCGATGATCAATATCTTACCGATACGCGATTTTCAGAATTTTAA
- a CDS encoding transporter, with protein sequence MKKTLFILLFALLSATKMLAGDGNPPDFKKYLEAFDDCDACGCSASGGGMGFSSMINQNFVGLRYIYQSYSTKDGIFNNSPWVGQDFNTIQAWARIPVFKRLQLSVQVPYHFNSRELATGTQNISGIGDITVLGLYNVYMTKKDSTVFTHILSAGGGVKAPVGKYDSNNNGSVNPSFQLGTGSWDYVLAAEYVIRKKQWGLNAMTSYIMKTENSKQYQFGNQFNYNATLFYAAEGDKITWVPQAGIAGEIYATNRQYSQDVPGTKGDILFSKLGLEAGTGKFSAGVNAMLPISQNLIGGRVEANYRLSVNLNYSL encoded by the coding sequence ATGAAAAAGACATTATTTATACTACTTTTCGCCTTGCTTTCGGCTACTAAGATGCTGGCCGGCGACGGTAACCCGCCCGATTTTAAGAAATATCTTGAAGCCTTTGACGACTGCGATGCCTGTGGGTGTTCGGCTTCCGGGGGCGGGATGGGCTTTAGCTCAATGATCAACCAGAATTTTGTTGGGTTGAGGTACATTTACCAAAGCTATTCTACCAAAGACGGCATCTTCAACAACTCGCCGTGGGTAGGCCAGGATTTTAATACCATACAAGCCTGGGCGCGTATCCCTGTGTTTAAAAGGCTGCAGCTGTCGGTACAGGTGCCTTACCATTTCAACAGCCGCGAACTGGCAACCGGGACACAGAATATATCCGGTATTGGCGATATAACGGTGCTTGGCCTTTACAATGTGTACATGACGAAGAAAGACAGCACGGTTTTTACCCATATCCTGTCGGCAGGCGGTGGTGTGAAGGCGCCTGTAGGGAAATATGACAGCAACAACAATGGCAGCGTGAACCCGAGTTTCCAGTTGGGTACCGGCAGCTGGGATTACGTACTGGCTGCCGAATATGTGATCCGTAAAAAACAATGGGGCCTCAACGCCATGACAAGCTATATCATGAAGACCGAGAATAGCAAGCAATACCAGTTTGGCAACCAATTCAATTACAACGCTACGCTGTTTTATGCTGCTGAGGGCGACAAGATAACCTGGGTGCCCCAGGCTGGTATCGCGGGAGAAATATATGCCACAAACAGGCAGTATAGCCAGGATGTGCCCGGTACCAAAGGCGATATCCTTTTCAGCAAGTTAGGGCTTGAAGCAGGAACAGGGAAATTCTCGGCAGGTGTCAATGCGATGTTGCCCATAAGTCAGAACTTAATTGGCGGCAGGGTAGAAGCCAATTACAGGCTGTCGGTGAATTTGAATTATAGTTTGTAG
- the hemL gene encoding glutamate-1-semialdehyde 2,1-aminomutase: MLYERSSRLFAEAEKVIPGGVNSPVRAFRAVGGTPIFVKEAKGAYLYDEDGNRLIDYINSWGPMILGHAYEPVVNAVIERAKKGTSFGMPTALETEIAELAVSMVPNIDKIRFVNSGTEACMSAIRLARGFTGRDKIIKFAGCYHGHSDSFLIQAGSGAVTFGTPNSPGVTKGTAQDTLLAQYNDLQNVTDLFNANKGEIAAIIIEPVAGNMGCIPPVDGFLEGLRQLCDAHGTLLIFDEVMTGFRLAKGGAQELFNIKADIVAFGKVIGGGLPVGAFAARNEIMNYLAPIGPVYQAGTLSGNPLAMAAGLEMLKTLNSDADIYTRLDAKTAYLETGIRQKLDETDLVYTINRTGSMISVHFDASPVTDFKSAAKGDNETFKKFFHGLLAEGIYIAPSAYETWFITDALTYDDLDETIAAIGRVSKTL, encoded by the coding sequence ATGTTATACGAACGCAGCAGCCGCCTCTTTGCCGAAGCAGAAAAGGTAATACCGGGCGGCGTGAATTCTCCCGTACGCGCCTTCAGGGCAGTAGGGGGAACGCCTATTTTTGTAAAAGAAGCTAAAGGTGCCTACCTTTATGATGAAGACGGCAACCGCCTTATAGACTACATCAATTCATGGGGCCCGATGATACTGGGCCACGCTTACGAGCCCGTAGTAAATGCCGTTATCGAAAGGGCGAAAAAAGGGACTTCCTTCGGAATGCCTACCGCACTCGAAACGGAGATCGCCGAACTTGCCGTATCAATGGTGCCGAATATCGACAAGATACGCTTTGTGAATTCGGGTACCGAAGCCTGTATGAGCGCTATCCGGCTTGCCAGGGGATTTACGGGAAGGGATAAAATAATCAAATTCGCGGGCTGCTACCACGGCCACTCCGATTCGTTCCTTATACAGGCCGGAAGCGGCGCGGTAACGTTCGGTACGCCAAACAGCCCCGGCGTTACAAAAGGGACGGCTCAGGACACTTTGCTTGCCCAATACAACGACCTTCAAAATGTGACTGACCTGTTCAATGCCAATAAGGGAGAAATAGCAGCTATCATCATAGAGCCAGTGGCAGGCAATATGGGCTGTATACCACCTGTTGACGGTTTTCTGGAAGGGTTGAGGCAGCTATGCGATGCGCATGGCACCCTGCTTATATTCGATGAGGTAATGACGGGTTTCCGCCTTGCTAAAGGTGGCGCACAGGAACTTTTCAACATCAAGGCCGATATCGTGGCATTTGGTAAAGTAATAGGCGGCGGGCTTCCTGTAGGGGCTTTTGCAGCGCGTAATGAAATTATGAACTACCTTGCACCTATTGGCCCTGTGTACCAGGCAGGAACACTGTCAGGCAACCCGTTGGCAATGGCAGCAGGACTGGAAATGCTGAAAACGCTTAATAGCGATGCTGACATCTATACGAGGCTCGACGCGAAAACGGCTTATCTTGAGACGGGCATCCGCCAAAAGCTGGATGAGACTGATCTGGTGTATACCATCAACAGGACAGGATCGATGATCTCTGTGCATTTTGATGCCAGCCCTGTAACCGATTTTAAATCGGCTGCAAAGGGCGATAACGAAACATTTAAGAAGTTTTTCCACGGCCTGTTGGCTGAAGGAATATACATAGCGCCATCAGCCTATGAAACATGGTTCATTACAGATGCGCTCACCTATGATGACCTCGACGAAACCATTGCCGCAATAGGCAGGGTATCTAAAACCTTATAA